In Pseudobythopirellula maris, a single window of DNA contains:
- a CDS encoding FeoA family protein, translated as MLLNAFIRLFHTGRGTNSPRSATPGDCSVAHMAAGSVCRVECVSGDAYESTRLRSLGICEGRELRVVRAGNPLIVGVLGTRVGLSQQLAASVRVAS; from the coding sequence ATGTTGCTCAACGCCTTCATCCGCCTGTTTCATACCGGCCGTGGGACGAATTCGCCCCGATCGGCGACCCCCGGCGACTGCTCCGTGGCCCACATGGCCGCCGGCTCGGTCTGCCGCGTGGAGTGTGTTTCTGGCGACGCCTACGAATCGACCCGGCTGCGTTCGCTCGGCATCTGCGAAGGACGCGAGTTGCGGGTGGTGAGGGCCGGCAACCCGCTCATCGTTGGCGTTCTCGGCACGCGGGTGGGCCTGTCGCAGCAGCTGGCCGCCTCGGTCCGCGTCGCTTCGTGA
- a CDS encoding tetratricopeptide repeat protein: MSVDPYSPCPCGSGKKLKFCCGDLLGDIEKIHAMVEGDQPRAALKRLEQTLQKAPGRPSLLDLKASIELSIGDHDAAEQTVGQLVEVDPNSPSAHALAAMLAGARAVAPAESGDGQAEPSQHADSMLPRSRAEETVADKETVRQAVDALQRALELIERDLPLRVLEAVGAVGQALLVSGDLIAARAHLWLYQGISGGEDTRAMQLLMRLNQMGGMPLLLRDQLYLRDTPEEHAAEAEHDRAQLLASRGMWRAAAQKLEALCEQHPDEATFVYNHALLLGWLGETDRMVEGFHAYAAALPAEGDSLADDAVETAAIAQLLDRSGDQVSYDVVRVTYAIADEEAVVERLAVDKRLVPHDVDPNEWKESHGPAPRRAYMVLDSPALDSPDGLTLATAPRIMGFLSHYGRRTDREERLVLVTDRDDDFDRVRAIVAEAAGDALGDETETETIDQTPAIERAFAYRAHLPEGATPAMRRELQLAHRRDVILNQWPKLEQTTLAGKSPEAAVGDDTLRLPLAAAMLILEQTPGMGRHAEALRELRGRLSMAEPTPIAPADADPETLPLVRAARLDLTAVSDDTLASLYQRATLAGATALLLRAAAEVVSRPSLAGVVSTDEAFERLISLEDDHERALEWVERARQAAEAQGKSSAPWDIFELELLVMLGKSEEANTMIAHLRDEHLSEPGVPEQLYQLLYSLGAISDDPRDAPGAPPEAGIPSPPQGAEPAGAIWTPDGEAGGAGGSKKLWTPT, from the coding sequence ATGTCGGTAGACCCCTACTCGCCTTGTCCCTGCGGCAGTGGCAAAAAGCTGAAGTTCTGCTGTGGCGATTTGCTTGGCGATATCGAGAAGATCCACGCCATGGTCGAGGGCGATCAGCCTCGCGCCGCGCTCAAGCGTCTCGAGCAGACCCTCCAGAAAGCGCCGGGCCGACCCTCGCTGCTCGACTTGAAGGCCTCGATCGAGTTGTCGATCGGCGACCACGACGCCGCCGAGCAAACCGTCGGCCAGCTGGTCGAGGTCGACCCCAACAGCCCCTCGGCGCACGCACTGGCGGCGATGCTAGCGGGGGCGCGGGCTGTCGCCCCCGCCGAGAGCGGCGACGGCCAGGCCGAGCCAAGCCAGCACGCCGATAGCATGCTCCCCAGAAGCCGAGCCGAAGAGACCGTCGCCGACAAAGAGACGGTCCGCCAAGCGGTCGACGCGTTGCAACGCGCGCTCGAGCTGATCGAGCGCGACCTGCCGCTGCGTGTGCTCGAAGCCGTTGGGGCGGTGGGGCAGGCCTTGTTGGTCTCGGGCGACCTGATCGCCGCCCGGGCCCACCTGTGGCTGTACCAGGGCATCAGCGGCGGCGAAGACACCCGCGCGATGCAGTTGCTGATGCGGCTCAACCAAATGGGCGGCATGCCGCTCTTGCTGCGCGACCAGCTCTACCTGCGCGACACGCCCGAAGAGCACGCCGCCGAGGCCGAGCACGACCGCGCTCAGCTGCTCGCCAGCCGCGGCATGTGGCGGGCGGCGGCCCAGAAGCTCGAGGCCTTGTGCGAGCAGCACCCCGACGAGGCGACCTTCGTCTACAACCACGCGTTGCTGCTCGGTTGGCTCGGCGAGACCGACCGCATGGTCGAGGGCTTTCACGCCTACGCCGCCGCGTTGCCAGCGGAGGGCGATTCCTTGGCGGACGACGCGGTCGAGACCGCTGCGATCGCCCAACTGCTCGATCGCAGCGGCGATCAGGTGTCGTACGACGTGGTGCGCGTGACTTACGCGATCGCCGACGAAGAGGCTGTGGTCGAGCGGCTCGCCGTCGACAAGCGGCTCGTGCCGCACGATGTCGACCCGAACGAGTGGAAGGAGAGCCACGGCCCGGCGCCGCGTCGCGCGTACATGGTGCTCGACAGCCCCGCGCTCGACAGCCCCGACGGGCTGACCCTCGCCACGGCGCCGCGGATCATGGGCTTTCTGTCGCACTACGGCCGGCGGACCGACCGCGAGGAACGTCTCGTGCTGGTCACGGACCGCGACGACGATTTCGACCGCGTGCGGGCGATCGTGGCCGAGGCGGCCGGCGACGCGTTGGGCGATGAAACCGAGACCGAAACGATCGACCAGACGCCGGCCATCGAGCGGGCTTTCGCCTACCGGGCGCACCTGCCCGAAGGCGCGACCCCGGCGATGCGGCGCGAGCTGCAACTCGCCCACCGCCGCGACGTGATCCTCAACCAGTGGCCCAAGCTCGAGCAAACCACGCTGGCGGGCAAGTCGCCCGAGGCCGCCGTGGGCGACGACACGCTGCGGCTGCCGCTCGCCGCGGCGATGCTCATCCTCGAGCAGACCCCCGGCATGGGCCGTCACGCCGAGGCGTTGCGCGAGCTTCGTGGGCGTCTCTCGATGGCCGAGCCGACACCGATCGCGCCCGCCGACGCCGACCCCGAAACGCTGCCGCTCGTCCGCGCGGCGCGTCTCGACTTGACGGCGGTTTCCGACGACACGCTGGCGAGCCTCTACCAGCGAGCGACCCTGGCCGGCGCCACGGCGCTGCTGCTTCGCGCCGCTGCCGAAGTGGTCAGCCGTCCTTCGCTGGCTGGTGTTGTGTCGACCGACGAGGCTTTCGAGCGACTCATCTCGCTCGAGGACGACCACGAACGGGCCCTCGAGTGGGTCGAGCGCGCCCGCCAAGCGGCCGAGGCCCAGGGCAAGAGCTCGGCGCCGTGGGACATCTTCGAGCTGGAGCTGCTGGTCATGCTCGGCAAGTCGGAAGAGGCCAACACGATGATAGCGCACCTGCGCGACGAGCACCTCAGCGAGCCCGGCGTTCCCGAGCAGCTCTACCAGTTGCTCTACTCGCTCGGGGCGATTTCTGACGATCCCCGCGACGCGCCCGGCGCGCCCCCCGAGGCCGGCATCCCCTCGCCGCCGCAGGGCGCCGAACCGGCGGGGGCGATCTGGACCCCCGATGGCGAAGCGGGCGGCGCCGGCGGCTCGAAGAAGCTGTGGACCCCCACGTGA
- a CDS encoding cupin-like domain-containing protein codes for MTAQLLDNWTSQDFGALERGVLVARHRLAETGLFTDEALARLIDSHPADRLSVNTMGFDPEHFDWREGSRGDVSGEVLVDLVRRGHLWVNIRGLLDNQPEYATLINTLYDELEIGSPGFTARDRSANLLLSSPTAWVPFHLDLPVNMLWHIRGKKRVWVYPPFDTRFASPIVMERIAVGEFSEEAPYDPSFDQYALTYDAEPGQLITWPQLTPHRVSNLEGLNVSLSTEHKNPQAKRRLNVLEANHWLRRNCGLNPAQDWSIASAAGPAARAKELLARGVRFYRSKTGVAKERFAYPKTFVVDPSTEHGFRLLEGMEEKVVAPHEELEAIS; via the coding sequence GTGACCGCTCAACTGCTCGACAACTGGACCTCGCAAGACTTCGGCGCCTTGGAACGTGGGGTGCTCGTCGCCCGCCACCGGCTGGCCGAGACCGGCCTGTTTACCGACGAGGCGCTCGCACGGCTGATCGACTCGCACCCGGCCGACCGGCTGAGCGTCAACACGATGGGCTTCGACCCGGAGCACTTCGACTGGCGCGAGGGCTCGCGCGGCGACGTCTCGGGCGAGGTGCTCGTTGATCTCGTGCGTCGCGGCCACCTGTGGGTCAACATCCGCGGCCTGCTCGACAACCAGCCCGAGTACGCCACGCTGATCAACACGCTCTACGACGAGCTGGAGATCGGTTCGCCCGGCTTCACGGCCCGCGACCGCTCGGCGAACCTGCTGCTCTCGTCGCCCACGGCCTGGGTGCCGTTCCACTTGGACCTGCCGGTCAACATGCTGTGGCACATCCGCGGCAAGAAGCGCGTTTGGGTCTACCCGCCGTTCGACACGCGTTTCGCCTCGCCGATCGTCATGGAGCGGATCGCCGTGGGCGAGTTCTCCGAGGAGGCGCCGTACGACCCGTCGTTCGACCAATACGCCCTCACCTACGACGCCGAGCCGGGCCAGCTGATCACCTGGCCGCAGCTCACGCCGCACCGGGTGAGCAACCTCGAGGGGCTCAACGTGAGCCTGTCGACCGAGCACAAGAACCCCCAGGCGAAGCGCCGGCTCAACGTGCTGGAGGCCAACCACTGGCTGCGCCGCAACTGCGGCCTTAACCCCGCGCAGGACTGGAGCATCGCCAGCGCTGCGGGCCCCGCGGCCCGCGCGAAGGAACTGCTGGCGCGCGGGGTGCGGTTTTATCGCAGCAAGACCGGCGTCGCGAAGGAGCGGTTTGCCTACCCCAAGACGTTCGTCGTCGACCCCAGTACGGAGCACGGCTTCCGCTTGCTCGAGGGGATGGAGGAGAAGGTCGTGGCGCCGCACGAGGAACTCGAGGCGATCAGCTAG
- the ribD gene encoding bifunctional diaminohydroxyphosphoribosylaminopyrimidine deaminase/5-amino-6-(5-phosphoribosylamino)uracil reductase RibD produces the protein MSRDPYPTDGADPPDTLADEAACMRRALELAARGEGAVEPNPMVGCVVARRTDAGAYRVVGEGWHARFGGPHAEAAALAQAGDKARGATLFVTLEPCAHTGKTPPCVEAILHAGVERVFAAVRDPDPRVDGGGFERLRREGVACEVGQGGAEALRLLAPYLKLQQRGLPWVIAKWAMTLDGKIAAAGGDSQWISGDESRKQVHRLRGVVDAVVVGPGTLAADDPLLTARPPGPRVPLRIVVGLTRPGPPTRRLFDSLADGPVLAAVGADYPASDAEALRSRGVEVLVTEGQDLGGIAACTLEELGRRRLTNVLVEGGGGLLGALFDRDAIDEARVFLAPKVIGGAGAPGPVAGTGLERIADARVFEPLSCEQFGDDLCVTTRRRPPL, from the coding sequence GTGAGTCGCGACCCCTATCCCACCGACGGCGCAGACCCGCCCGACACGCTGGCGGACGAAGCCGCCTGCATGCGCCGTGCCCTGGAGCTCGCCGCCCGCGGCGAGGGGGCGGTCGAGCCCAACCCGATGGTCGGCTGCGTCGTGGCCCGGCGGACCGACGCGGGCGCGTACCGCGTTGTCGGCGAGGGGTGGCACGCGCGGTTTGGCGGCCCCCACGCCGAGGCCGCGGCGCTGGCTCAGGCGGGCGACAAGGCGCGCGGCGCCACGCTCTTCGTCACCCTCGAGCCGTGCGCCCACACCGGCAAGACGCCCCCCTGCGTCGAGGCGATTTTGCACGCCGGCGTCGAGCGGGTGTTCGCCGCGGTCCGCGACCCCGACCCCCGGGTCGACGGCGGCGGCTTCGAGCGCTTGCGTCGCGAGGGGGTGGCGTGCGAGGTCGGGCAGGGCGGGGCCGAGGCGCTGCGGCTGCTCGCCCCCTACCTCAAACTTCAGCAGCGCGGCCTGCCGTGGGTTATCGCCAAGTGGGCGATGACGCTCGACGGCAAGATCGCCGCCGCCGGTGGCGACAGCCAGTGGATCTCGGGCGACGAATCACGCAAGCAGGTCCACCGGCTGCGCGGCGTGGTCGACGCCGTGGTGGTGGGCCCCGGCACGCTCGCGGCCGACGACCCGCTGCTCACGGCCCGCCCCCCAGGGCCCCGCGTGCCGCTGCGAATCGTCGTGGGTCTCACACGGCCGGGACCCCCGACGCGGCGTTTGTTCGACTCGCTGGCCGACGGCCCGGTGCTCGCGGCGGTGGGCGCCGACTACCCGGCGAGCGACGCCGAGGCGTTGCGATCGCGGGGCGTTGAGGTGCTCGTGACCGAGGGCCAAGACCTTGGCGGGATCGCCGCCTGCACGCTCGAAGAGCTAGGCCGACGACGGCTGACGAACGTCTTGGTCGAAGGGGGCGGCGGGCTGCTCGGCGCGCTGTTCGACCGCGACGCGATCGACGAGGCGCGCGTGTTCCTTGCCCCCAAGGTGATCGGCGGGGCGGGGGCGCCCGGTCCGGTGGCCGGCACGGGGCTCGAGCGGATCGCCGACGCCCGCGTGTTCGAGCCGCTCAGCTGCGAGCAGTTTGGCGACGACCTGTGTGTCACCACGCGCCGTCGGCCGCCGCTCTAG
- the feoB gene encoding ferrous iron transport protein B has product MSRAETDAEPNGPSGLPILQPGPPTGAQPMPSVALVGNPNAGKTSLFNRLTGIRAHTANFPGTTVEHRRGVAMVGDAVAPRSIELIDLPGLYSLDAVTPDEQAARAMLLGELPGEPAPEVVVVVVDATNLERNLVIAGETIELGRPTIVALNMSDLAEGLGLRLNLTELSERLGCPVAPVSARTGRGLGELRAALAALVEHREPPRIDPALAACSSCSACPVGSAERLSPRFEWASTVRQAAVENARVASHEWTDRLDRVLAHPVWGVGVFALVMLATFMLIFSFASTPMDLIDGLFGWAGDTVGPLLPEGLLRSLVVDGVIAGVGGVLIFLPQICLLFFTIALLEQSGYLARAAFVTDRWMQKVGLPGKAFVPMLSAHACAIPAIMATRVIEDRRDRLVTILIAPLMSCSARLPVYVMVVAMLFPDDPLKAALLFAGAYLLGITAALVMAFLFKRTILPGESKPLLIELPNYRTPSLVNAAILTLDRAWVFVKNAGTVILVISLVLWALATFPRTDRADLPGATQQRIAAFEAAGDQQGADALLQQAQLEHSFVGRIGQTVQPVFAPLGYDWKISVGVMTSFAAREVVVSTLSILYGLGEESEEGSLVGALQASRDDDGEPVFTTATCLSLLVFFVLAMQCLPTQAVTKRETGSWGWALLQLGYMTVLAYVAALVTYQTVSLFGA; this is encoded by the coding sequence GTGAGTCGCGCCGAGACCGACGCCGAGCCCAATGGGCCTAGCGGGCTCCCGATCCTCCAGCCCGGCCCGCCAACCGGCGCCCAGCCGATGCCTTCGGTGGCGCTGGTGGGCAACCCGAACGCGGGCAAGACCTCGCTGTTCAACCGGCTCACCGGCATCCGGGCGCACACGGCCAACTTCCCCGGGACCACGGTCGAGCACCGCCGCGGCGTGGCGATGGTGGGCGACGCCGTCGCCCCGCGCTCGATCGAGCTGATCGACCTGCCGGGGCTCTACAGCCTCGACGCCGTCACGCCCGACGAGCAGGCCGCCCGGGCGATGCTGCTGGGTGAGCTTCCTGGCGAGCCGGCGCCCGAGGTGGTGGTCGTCGTGGTCGACGCCACGAACCTCGAGCGCAACCTCGTGATCGCCGGCGAGACGATCGAGCTCGGCCGGCCAACGATCGTGGCGCTCAACATGAGCGACCTGGCCGAGGGCCTTGGCCTGCGACTTAATCTCACCGAGTTGAGCGAGCGACTCGGCTGCCCCGTGGCGCCGGTCTCGGCCCGCACCGGCCGCGGGCTGGGCGAGCTGCGGGCAGCGCTCGCGGCGCTGGTGGAGCACCGCGAACCGCCGCGGATCGACCCGGCGTTGGCGGCCTGCTCGTCGTGCAGCGCGTGCCCGGTCGGCTCGGCCGAGCGGCTCTCGCCGCGGTTCGAGTGGGCCAGCACGGTCCGCCAGGCGGCGGTGGAGAACGCCCGCGTTGCGTCGCACGAATGGACCGACCGGTTGGACCGCGTGCTCGCCCACCCGGTGTGGGGCGTCGGCGTGTTCGCGCTGGTGATGCTCGCCACGTTCATGCTGATCTTCTCGTTCGCCTCGACCCCGATGGACCTGATCGACGGCCTGTTCGGTTGGGCCGGCGACACGGTGGGCCCGCTGCTCCCCGAGGGGTTGCTGCGCAGCTTGGTGGTCGACGGCGTGATCGCCGGTGTGGGGGGCGTGCTGATCTTCCTGCCGCAGATCTGCCTCTTGTTCTTCACGATCGCGCTGCTCGAGCAATCGGGCTACCTGGCGCGTGCGGCGTTTGTGACCGACCGTTGGATGCAGAAGGTCGGCTTGCCGGGCAAGGCGTTCGTGCCGATGCTCTCGGCCCACGCCTGCGCGATACCGGCCATCATGGCGACGCGCGTCATCGAGGACCGACGCGACCGTTTGGTCACCATCCTGATCGCCCCGCTGATGAGCTGCTCGGCGCGGTTGCCGGTCTACGTGATGGTCGTGGCGATGCTGTTCCCCGACGACCCGCTGAAGGCCGCCCTGCTGTTCGCCGGCGCCTACCTGCTCGGCATCACCGCCGCGCTGGTGATGGCGTTCCTTTTTAAACGCACGATCCTGCCGGGCGAATCGAAGCCGCTGCTCATCGAGCTGCCGAACTACCGCACGCCGTCGCTGGTGAACGCTGCGATCTTGACGCTCGACCGCGCTTGGGTGTTCGTCAAGAACGCCGGCACAGTGATCTTGGTGATCTCGCTCGTGCTGTGGGCGCTGGCCACGTTCCCCCGGACCGACCGTGCCGATTTGCCCGGGGCGACCCAGCAGCGGATCGCTGCGTTCGAGGCCGCAGGCGACCAGCAGGGGGCTGATGCCCTGCTGCAGCAGGCGCAGCTGGAGCATTCGTTCGTCGGCCGCATCGGCCAGACGGTGCAGCCGGTGTTCGCCCCGTTGGGCTACGACTGGAAGATCTCGGTGGGCGTGATGACGTCGTTCGCCGCCCGCGAGGTGGTGGTCTCGACGCTCTCGATTCTCTATGGCCTGGGCGAAGAATCGGAGGAGGGTTCGCTCGTCGGCGCTCTGCAGGCGTCGCGCGATGATGATGGCGAGCCCGTCTTCACCACCGCCACCTGCCTGAGCCTGCTGGTTTTCTTTGTGCTGGCGATGCAGTGTCTGCCGACCCAGGCCGTCACGAAGCGCGAGACCGGTTCGTGGGGATGGGCCCTGCTGCAGCTCGGCTACATGACCGTGCTGGCGTACGTGGCGGCTCTCGTGACGTACCAAACCGTGTCGCTCTTCGGCGCGTGA
- the ychF gene encoding redox-regulated ATPase YchF, with product MEAGIVGLPNVGKSTLFNALTSAGIASENYPFCTIEPNVGAVPVPDSRLDVIQGYIKTQKVIPAILQLVDIAGIVRGASEGEGLGNKFLTHIRNVDAILHAVRCFEDGDITHVDGSVDPLRDIETIDTELMLADLQSVESMLDKAKRTARTGDKDAKRRVGLLEQCHALLADGKAVRGIQLEDPADQKEMASFQLLTAKRVLYVANVEEDDLKGEGELVQRVRKHAEAEGSEVVPVCARLEAELSELDADDRAELLESVGLEEPALALLARAAYRVLGLQSYFTAGEKEVRAWTVPIGATAPQAAGVIHTDFERGFIRAEVYSVDDLTELKSEKAIRDAGKMRVEGKSYTMHDGDVCHFLFNV from the coding sequence ATGGAAGCCGGCATCGTCGGTCTGCCGAATGTCGGCAAAAGCACCCTGTTCAACGCGCTCACGTCGGCCGGCATCGCCAGCGAGAACTACCCGTTCTGCACGATCGAGCCCAATGTCGGCGCCGTGCCGGTGCCCGATTCACGGCTGGACGTGATCCAGGGCTACATCAAGACCCAGAAGGTGATCCCCGCGATCCTGCAGCTGGTCGACATCGCGGGCATTGTCCGCGGCGCCAGCGAGGGGGAGGGCCTGGGCAACAAGTTCCTCACGCACATCCGCAACGTCGACGCCATCCTGCACGCCGTGCGCTGCTTCGAGGACGGCGACATCACCCACGTCGACGGCTCGGTCGACCCGCTCCGCGACATCGAGACGATCGACACCGAGCTGATGCTGGCCGACCTGCAGTCGGTCGAGTCGATGCTCGACAAGGCGAAGCGCACCGCCCGCACGGGCGACAAAGACGCGAAGCGTCGCGTCGGGCTGCTCGAGCAATGCCACGCCCTGCTGGCCGACGGCAAAGCGGTGCGGGGTATTCAGCTGGAAGACCCGGCCGATCAGAAGGAAATGGCCAGTTTCCAGCTGCTCACCGCCAAACGCGTGCTCTACGTGGCCAATGTCGAGGAGGACGATCTGAAGGGCGAGGGCGAGCTGGTCCAGCGTGTTCGCAAGCACGCCGAGGCCGAGGGGAGCGAGGTCGTTCCCGTTTGCGCCCGGCTCGAGGCCGAGCTGAGCGAGCTCGACGCGGACGACCGGGCCGAGCTGCTCGAGTCGGTTGGCCTCGAGGAGCCGGCGTTGGCGTTGCTGGCGCGGGCGGCCTATCGGGTGCTCGGCCTGCAGAGCTACTTCACGGCTGGCGAAAAGGAAGTGCGGGCCTGGACCGTTCCGATCGGCGCCACGGCCCCGCAGGCGGCCGGCGTGATCCACACCGACTTCGAGCGTGGCTTTATCCGGGCCGAGGTCTACTCGGTGGACGACCTGACCGAGCTCAAGAGCGAGAAGGCGATCCGCGACGCGGGCAAAATGCGGGTCGAGGGCAAGTCGTACACCATGCACGACGGCGACGTTTGCCACTTCTTGTTCAACGTTTGA
- a CDS encoding tetratricopeptide repeat protein encodes MRRHVLSLPIALLLAAGLALPWSALPAVGQEPAEQTTSEQATSESAAPAEEPADEPEEALESEAASEPEAREEADPEPNANPGQADLDRALEMKFEATGIGDLNKVVDLIDLALEKGLDAENTDFAEQVLTATIFQRAAALSAAVLKNQNVDPRQDPRWTQIRSMALTDLMRCVSLDESLTDAWMLIGRLQSLKMGNKSEARRALTKVIQAAEAAAQDPALDQIEPDKLAQAYALRGVAREDGGRRLKDLNRAVELVPEKVEFLLLRAKHHQATGDAESCLADIDHALELEPGNFAVHELKALALLMQKKNEEALESFNRASELAPEALSPYQFRGKVYNELGDTEAALEQLDKAIELQPNDLTSLLIRAELYNAQERYQEALGDVETALALQPGLASAHLMRVRLLEVLGRGEEALATMQKIAQAAPNDPGVQLQLGLMHVSREQTEPAIEALSRTIDLAPANPIAYQLRGDMRLLVGDHAGAIEDFDRANTLAPDNPGVLNNYAWTLATSPNDDLRDGARAIELAREACELTEYEQPHILSTLAAAYAESGDFEQAQEWSAKAVAMGDEDYDGQLSKELASYQRGEPWRERQTEGVEEAEETEGDAPASDDADPMADKPADPAPAQTMSF; translated from the coding sequence ATGCGCCGCCACGTCTTGTCGCTCCCGATCGCCCTGCTTCTCGCCGCGGGCCTCGCCCTGCCCTGGTCCGCCCTGCCCGCCGTTGGGCAAGAGCCCGCCGAACAGACAACCTCGGAACAGGCAACCTCGGAATCGGCGGCCCCAGCCGAGGAACCCGCCGACGAGCCGGAGGAAGCCCTCGAGAGCGAAGCCGCCTCAGAACCCGAAGCACGCGAAGAGGCCGACCCCGAGCCCAACGCCAATCCCGGCCAGGCCGACCTCGATCGCGCTTTGGAGATGAAGTTCGAAGCAACCGGCATCGGCGACCTGAACAAGGTGGTCGACCTGATTGATCTGGCTTTGGAGAAGGGACTCGACGCGGAAAACACCGACTTCGCCGAGCAGGTGCTCACAGCCACGATCTTCCAGCGCGCCGCCGCCCTGTCGGCCGCGGTGCTCAAGAACCAGAACGTCGACCCGCGTCAGGACCCGCGTTGGACGCAAATCCGCTCGATGGCGCTGACCGACCTGATGCGTTGCGTGAGCCTCGACGAATCGCTGACCGACGCGTGGATGCTGATCGGCCGCCTGCAGTCGCTCAAGATGGGCAACAAGAGCGAGGCCCGCCGGGCGCTCACCAAGGTGATCCAAGCCGCCGAGGCGGCCGCCCAAGACCCGGCGCTCGATCAGATCGAACCCGACAAGCTGGCGCAGGCGTACGCCCTGCGCGGCGTGGCCCGGGAGGACGGCGGCCGGCGCCTGAAGGACCTGAACCGGGCGGTGGAGCTCGTCCCGGAGAAAGTCGAATTCCTGTTGCTGCGAGCCAAGCACCACCAAGCCACCGGCGACGCCGAGTCCTGCCTGGCCGACATCGATCACGCCCTCGAGCTCGAGCCCGGCAACTTCGCCGTCCACGAACTCAAGGCGCTCGCGCTGCTCATGCAAAAGAAGAACGAGGAGGCGTTGGAGAGTTTCAACCGCGCCAGCGAGCTCGCCCCCGAAGCGCTCTCTCCGTACCAATTCCGCGGCAAGGTATACAACGAGCTTGGCGACACCGAAGCGGCGCTCGAGCAACTCGACAAGGCGATCGAGCTTCAGCCGAACGACCTCACTTCGCTGCTGATCCGCGCCGAGCTGTACAACGCCCAAGAGCGTTACCAGGAGGCGCTCGGCGATGTCGAGACTGCGCTCGCCCTGCAGCCCGGACTGGCAAGCGCCCACTTGATGCGGGTCCGGCTGCTCGAGGTGCTCGGCCGCGGCGAAGAGGCGCTCGCCACGATGCAAAAGATCGCCCAGGCCGCCCCCAATGACCCCGGGGTGCAGCTGCAACTCGGCTTGATGCACGTCAGCCGTGAACAAACGGAGCCCGCCATCGAAGCGCTCTCACGCACCATCGACCTGGCGCCCGCGAACCCCATCGCCTACCAACTGCGCGGCGACATGCGGCTGCTCGTGGGCGACCACGCCGGGGCGATCGAGGACTTCGATCGGGCGAACACGCTCGCGCCGGACAACCCGGGCGTGCTGAACAACTACGCCTGGACCCTGGCCACCTCACCGAACGACGACCTCCGCGACGGGGCACGGGCGATCGAGCTGGCCCGTGAGGCGTGTGAGCTCACCGAGTACGAGCAGCCCCACATCCTCAGCACCCTGGCCGCCGCCTACGCCGAGAGCGGCGATTTCGAACAGGCCCAAGAGTGGTCCGCCAAGGCGGTCGCCATGGGCGACGAAGACTACGACGGCCAGCTCTCGAAGGAGCTGGCGAGCTACCAACGCGGCGAGCCGTGGCGCGAGCGGCAGACCGAAGGCGTGGAGGAGGCGGAAGAGACCGAGGGCGATGCTCCCGCGAGCGACGACGCCGACCCGATGGCCGACAAGCCCGCCGACCCGGCCCCGGCGCAGACGATGAGCTTCTGA